The genomic DNA CCTCCGTGCTGCGGTAGTTGATGCGCAGCCGCTGGGTGCGCCCCGCCACGGAGACGCCGAGTGAACCGAGCGATACCCGGGAGTCGTAGATACGCTGGTGCGGATCGCCGGTGAGGAACAGATCGTCGCTGCCCGGCGCCACCGCGCCGCGCAGCACCCGCCACTGGGCCGGGTGCAGGTCCTGCGCCTCGTCGACCACGACGTGATCGTGCGTGGGCGCGGAAGCGGCCAAGAGCTCCGCTGCCCTGGCACACACCTTCAGATGCGTCGTCGCCCGCTGGTCGCGCAGCATCGACTCGAACAGCTCGACCGCAGGCCACAGCTGCTCCCTCCGGGCCGGTCCCAACGCGCTGCCGCGTCCCCGTCGTGCGACCGAGCGATATCCCTCCAGCGTGCGCACGTCCTGGGCCAGCACCACATGCCGGTACTCCTGGGCGAGGAACTGCTCCGTCCACGGCAGCCCCAGCTTCTTGACGACCCGTTGCCACAACTGCCGCTCCTCCCGGTCACCGACGGGGGAGGGCACGCTGCCGTCGATACGGGCCACGACACCGCGCGCGTACGCGTTGACCGTGGTCACCTCCACCCGGTTGAGCAGCGACTCCTCACCGTCCAGCAGCAGACCGAGGTTCTCGCGCAACGAGGCGGCCAGCGCGTTGGTGTACGTGGTGAGGAGAATCCGGGTGTCGGGCGATCTGGTCAGAAGATGCTTGACCCGGTGCAGCGCAGCCACCGTCTTGCCCGTCCCCGGCCCGCCGGTCACCTGCACCGGGCCCCCGTACGACACCCGGTAGGCGACCCGGCGCTGCGAGGGATGCAGGAACACCCGCCAGGCGGCGAACGGCTTCTCGAGGATCTCGGCGAGCTCCTCGGGCCCGCTGACGAGGGTGATCCGGCTCGACGTGTTGGCGATGGCCGCGGCGAGCGTCTCGTCGGGATCGGGGCCGGCGTGCACGGGGCGGCGTACGGCGACCACGTCCCGGTAGACCTCCTCGGGAGGAAATCCCTCGGCGAGGTACTGCAGCACCTCGAACTGGTCCTCCGGCAGCAACGTCCCGAAGGCCTCCAGCTGCGCCTTGTCGATGACGGTGCGTACGGCCCTCAGCACCTGGTCGTCGAGACCCAGTTCGCGCAGCACCGTGTCCGAGTACGCGGCGAACAGTAGGGAAGGAGCGGTGGCGGCCGCCTTCTCGAGCTGCGGCGTCAGCTGCTCGATCGCCCGTACGTTGCGCACCTCGAGGGCCCGGGTGGCGGAGTTGGTGGTGTACAGCCGCTTGGCGGCCCAGGTGTAGGCGTCGTCGTGCCGGACCACGTTGACCAGGAGGAACACATCACTGCCGTCGTCCGGGGCCAGCACGACACCCCGCCAGAAGTCGTTGATGCGGATGGTCCGCATACGACGGTCGGCTGCCTTCTCGACCGATTCGAGATGCAGCCCCTTGTCCTGCTGCAGCTCCGGCACGGTGAGCTGCTGAAACTTCTGCATCGCCTTGCGCACGCCGTTCCTGACCGGCTTCTCGAGAGCGTCGTAGCTCTCCCAGAAACTGTTGGCGAACGCAAGCTGTGGCACGGTGCCCACTCCTCACCCCGGACTTGACCCTGAACAGTCGATCATACGGGTGGCAGGCCGCCGTTCCACGGGGGTGCGGCAGCGTCAGGCGGTGTACATCCGCCGTGCCACCCGGCCGATGTCGGCCAACAGACCGGCAGGGTCCTGGTCCAGGTCGAGAGCGTGCTGGTGGATCAGGATGCCGGCGTGCCGCACGTGATGGGACACGTGCGGGGCGTTGCCCTTCGCATAGACCAGGTGCCCTTCCCGCAGGCCCAGAGCGGTGCAGTAGGCGAGCATCTGATACAGGTCGGCGTCCGGATAGCCGCCCCGTCTCTCGGCCTTGTACTTGGCGTCCACGACCGCGCACGGAATGCCGTCGGCGCCGTACAGCACGAAGTCCGGCCGCATACGGATCGCCGATGCCTCGTCCAGGTGATGCGAGTCCTGCAGCCGGGACGTGCGGCCCCCGCCACGTACCGCCTCACGCAGGGCGACGGTCACGAAGTCCTCGAAGAGCTGGTTCATGTCGAACAGGAACCCGTCGATGCGCAGACCGCCGGGTGAGTGCTCGGCCGATGCTCCGCGCAGACAGACCTCGGCGAGGCGCAGCGCATGGTGGTAGCGGGAGTTGAGACGAGTGGGCCGCCATCCTGGCAGCTCCTGCCCCCGAACGACCGGCGTCACATCGGCGAGCCGCGCCCGCTGATGCAGCAGCCTGCGCCGCACGTCACGCGGAACACCGGGCAGGCGCAGCAGCCGCTCGACGGCCGTGCGGAGCACTCGGTTCTCCGCGATGTCGGTGGTGAACTCGTCATAGGCCACCTCCACCGGCAGCGTCGCCCCGAACCGCCGCCGGATCTGCTCGGCCTCCCTGATCCGTCCACGGAAGACCAGAGAACTCTCCTCCACGGACCGATACCCCTGCAGCAGCCCCTGACGCAGTGCGCGGTCGATCTGCCGCTCCACGGCATGGGCGAGGGCGGGCATCAGCCCGTCGTACTCATTCACACCCACCTCCCCGTCGCGCCAGCCGCCAGCGGGGTCGAGGCTGTACCCAAGGAGGAAGAAGAGCCGGGCGATGGGCACTTTGGGAGCCACCCGCACAGTGAACGGTTCCCGCGCACCCGGCACTGAGAGAGCAACTGCCCCGACCTTTGAGCCGGCCCGCAGCGACCAGCGACCGGACGTGTACGGGTCGGGCGCCGCGTCGACGACGTCTCCCGC from Streptomyces sp. CB09001 includes the following:
- a CDS encoding UvrD-helicase domain-containing protein, which translates into the protein MPQLAFANSFWESYDALEKPVRNGVRKAMQKFQQLTVPELQQDKGLHLESVEKAADRRMRTIRINDFWRGVVLAPDDGSDVFLLVNVVRHDDAYTWAAKRLYTTNSATRALEVRNVRAIEQLTPQLEKAAATAPSLLFAAYSDTVLRELGLDDQVLRAVRTVIDKAQLEAFGTLLPEDQFEVLQYLAEGFPPEEVYRDVVAVRRPVHAGPDPDETLAAAIANTSSRITLVSGPEELAEILEKPFAAWRVFLHPSQRRVAYRVSYGGPVQVTGGPGTGKTVAALHRVKHLLTRSPDTRILLTTYTNALAASLRENLGLLLDGEESLLNRVEVTTVNAYARGVVARIDGSVPSPVGDREERQLWQRVVKKLGLPWTEQFLAQEYRHVVLAQDVRTLEGYRSVARRGRGSALGPARREQLWPAVELFESMLRDQRATTHLKVCARAAELLAASAPTHDHVVVDEAQDLHPAQWRVLRGAVAPGSDDLFLTGDPHQRIYDSRVSLGSLGVSVAGRTQRLRINYRSTEEILAWSTGILATVSVDDLGGEGSDTLAGYRSLLHGRRPQVAGHGSEQTEVAALVERVRGWIAQGIAPSEIGVCTRFNVLLDKVYDRLTAAGVPVVRVKDGQGSGVDGVRLATMHAMKGLEFRCVAVLGVTAGAVPFAREVTPASVDSLQHDSDLMRERCLLFVACTRAREALAVTWSGAGSPFIPEAL
- a CDS encoding restriction endonuclease, whose amino-acid sequence is MTLTSAGDEMAEGTTPAGVLSGVDLTEYAAVNGLALPDEVGRALAAGDVVDAAPDPYTSGRWSLRAGSKVGAVALSVPGAREPFTVRVAPKVPIARLFFLLGYSLDPAGGWRDGEVGVNEYDGLMPALAHAVERQIDRALRQGLLQGYRSVEESSLVFRGRIREAEQIRRRFGATLPVEVAYDEFTTDIAENRVLRTAVERLLRLPGVPRDVRRRLLHQRARLADVTPVVRGQELPGWRPTRLNSRYHHALRLAEVCLRGASAEHSPGGLRIDGFLFDMNQLFEDFVTVALREAVRGGGRTSRLQDSHHLDEASAIRMRPDFVLYGADGIPCAVVDAKYKAERRGGYPDADLYQMLAYCTALGLREGHLVYAKGNAPHVSHHVRHAGILIHQHALDLDQDPAGLLADIGRVARRMYTA